The following are encoded together in the Bacillus cereus group sp. RP43 genome:
- a CDS encoding DUF2935 domain-containing protein, with the protein MDRMYEESALFEHKFWLKVLGDHAQFLLDALAPQEKEDIQKATYFVEKFTNFLNEIHTVNFIAFSKDAEQAAEEIRAFKLNIIQKQLEGKIVIHFTPTFINHMVNEVEEYITVLEYLGRGEVPPVFHELHYHLAWLTDAAGHAGSISGGLDVVEKGLKEKSDLFAKHFEQFYLKAVEMTGYLRAELKHFPALKKFTKDVSLELKLFSHFLREVEELELSEQILSSLSARMADHMAREECYYLLKLAQSSGLEIPKCNPL; encoded by the coding sequence GTGGATAGAATGTATGAAGAAAGCGCACTGTTTGAACATAAATTTTGGCTCAAAGTTCTCGGGGATCATGCTCAGTTTTTACTAGATGCTTTAGCTCCACAGGAGAAAGAAGATATACAGAAAGCCACCTATTTTGTAGAAAAATTCACGAACTTTTTAAATGAAATTCATACTGTAAATTTTATTGCATTTTCAAAAGATGCAGAACAAGCTGCAGAGGAGATTCGAGCATTTAAATTAAATATTATACAAAAGCAATTGGAAGGTAAAATTGTGATTCATTTTACTCCGACTTTTATTAATCATATGGTAAATGAAGTGGAGGAATATATAACAGTATTAGAATACTTAGGGAGGGGAGAAGTCCCGCCCGTTTTTCATGAACTACACTATCATCTCGCGTGGTTAACGGATGCAGCAGGGCATGCTGGTTCTATTTCAGGCGGATTAGATGTTGTGGAAAAAGGATTGAAGGAGAAAAGTGATTTGTTTGCTAAACATTTTGAACAATTTTATTTAAAAGCAGTTGAAATGACAGGTTATTTACGGGCAGAACTGAAACATTTTCCAGCTCTGAAGAAGTTTACAAAAGACGTTTCACTAGAGCTAAAGTTATTCTCGCATTTCCTTCGAGAAGTAGAAGAATTAGAGTTGTCTGAGCAAATATTAAGTTCATTATCAGCCAGGATGGCGGATCATATGGCGAGGGAGGAGTGTTACTATTTATTGAAGTTAGCACAATCCTCAGGGTTAGAGATACCGAAATGTAATCCGCTTTAA
- a CDS encoding VOC family protein yields the protein MEGITTCIVLESKNLKETLYFYEGILGFRPSKERPQLHVTGVWYDVGLTRICFVVNRNLRGREKVANSSCELITFSISDMEKVKRKLQFYKISFAEEQHADGVVITLYDPDCYKLQISSEA from the coding sequence ATGGAAGGCATTACAACATGTATCGTATTAGAATCAAAAAATTTAAAGGAAACATTGTATTTTTATGAAGGGATTTTAGGCTTTAGGCCAAGCAAGGAGAGACCTCAACTACATGTAACAGGTGTTTGGTATGACGTTGGTTTAACGAGAATTTGTTTTGTAGTAAATCGGAATTTACGAGGGCGAGAGAAGGTTGCTAATTCTTCGTGTGAATTAATAACCTTTTCAATTTCTGATATGGAAAAAGTAAAGAGAAAATTACAGTTTTACAAAATATCTTTTGCGGAAGAACAGCATGCGGATGGGGTGGTAATTACTCTTTATGATCCAGATTGCTATAAGCTTCAAATTTCATCAGAGGCATGA
- a CDS encoding spore coat associated protein CotJA yields MDKFMKSYIPYHGPNDPCPPIGKKYYSTPPHLYMGFQPTNLPQFTPKEALRKGTLWPAFYDYYENPYKKGR; encoded by the coding sequence ATGGATAAATTCATGAAATCCTACATACCTTATCATGGTCCAAACGATCCTTGTCCTCCAATTGGAAAGAAATATTACTCAACTCCCCCCCACTTATATATGGGTTTTCAACCAACTAATTTACCCCAATTCACACCAAAGGAAGCTTTAAGAAAAGGGACTTTATGGCCTGCTTTTTATGATTATTATGAAAATCCTTACAAAAAAGGAAGGTGA
- a CDS encoding spore coat protein CotJB, which produces MTQTLPDEYYKWIEELQELDFVLVELTLYLDTHPDDTAAINQFNDFSYKRRVLKQKIEERYGPLQQFGNSYSNAPWEWSKGPWPWQI; this is translated from the coding sequence GTGACACAAACATTGCCTGATGAATATTACAAATGGATTGAAGAACTGCAAGAATTAGACTTTGTATTAGTTGAACTTACTCTCTATTTAGATACGCATCCCGACGATACTGCAGCTATAAATCAATTCAACGATTTTTCTTATAAACGAAGAGTATTAAAACAAAAAATTGAAGAAAGATACGGACCACTTCAGCAGTTTGGAAACAGTTATTCTAACGCCCCATGGGAATGGAGCAAAGGACCGTGGCCATGGCAAATATAA
- the cotJC gene encoding spore coat protein CotJC, giving the protein MWIYEKKLQYPVKVSTCNPALAKLLVEQYGGADGELAAALRYLNQRYTIPDKVVGLLTDIGTEEFAHLEMIATMIYKLTKDATPEQMKAAGLDAHYANHDSALFYHNAGGVPFTATYIQAKGDPIADLYEDIAAEEKARATYQWLIDLSDDPDINDSLRFLREREIVHSQRFREAVEILKEERDRQIYF; this is encoded by the coding sequence ATGTGGATTTATGAAAAAAAATTACAATATCCTGTTAAAGTGAGTACTTGTAATCCAGCACTCGCAAAATTATTAGTTGAACAGTACGGTGGTGCGGACGGTGAATTAGCCGCTGCTCTTCGCTACTTAAATCAACGTTATACAATTCCTGATAAAGTCGTTGGCTTACTAACCGATATTGGTACAGAAGAGTTCGCACATTTAGAAATGATTGCTACAATGATTTATAAATTAACAAAAGATGCAACACCTGAACAAATGAAAGCTGCCGGATTAGACGCGCATTATGCGAATCATGACAGCGCCTTGTTTTACCATAATGCAGGTGGTGTTCCTTTTACTGCCACTTACATTCAAGCGAAAGGAGATCCTATCGCAGATTTATACGAGGATATTGCAGCTGAAGAAAAAGCACGAGCGACTTATCAATGGCTAATTGATTTATCAGACGATCCCGATATAAATGATAGCTTACGCTTTTTACGCGAACGAGAAATCGTCCATTCTCAACGTTTCCGAGAAGCTGTAGAAATTTTAAAAGAAGAACGTGATAGGCAAATTTATTTTTAA
- the brnQ gene encoding branched-chain amino acid transport system II carrier protein produces the protein MRTTLKPAQILSISLLLFAVFFGAGNMIFPPLLGLSSGENMWVSITGFIITDVGLSLLAIIAVALAGGSFNTLASRVHPKFAAVFAIIIYLSIGPLFVIPRTGTVSYEIGIAPLFPDQWYSMLVFSAIFFTVVYFLSLNPSKLVDHIGKILTPILLGIIAIMATKAILSPGSFAEPIGDYKEIPFFKGFLEGFLTLDAIGALVLSTIVVNAIRQNGIHDKKSIAKYTIICGSIAALFLTIVYFLLGYIGASNGNLGQFENGGQLLATVMYQFFGTSGNVLLSIAIIFACLTTAIGVVSAFANYFTTVLTNISYKKLVLYVCIFSFVISNLGLSLLIKITLPVLIILYPITIILIFVSFIDKYTKRKPSVYIGAMIAAFIISCIHALDNVGMIPSFIANIVHTIPFYNLGIGWIVPAIIGGIIGYFIPQTAAEGEVSTK, from the coding sequence ATGCGTACAACTTTAAAACCAGCGCAAATACTTTCGATTAGTTTATTACTATTCGCAGTTTTCTTCGGTGCTGGTAATATGATTTTCCCGCCTCTTCTCGGTCTTTCTTCCGGAGAAAATATGTGGGTTTCCATTACAGGATTTATTATTACAGATGTCGGTTTATCTTTACTAGCTATCATCGCTGTTGCCCTTGCTGGTGGTAGTTTTAATACTTTAGCGAGCCGTGTTCACCCAAAATTCGCAGCAGTATTCGCTATCATTATTTATCTTTCAATCGGCCCACTATTTGTTATTCCACGAACTGGAACTGTGTCTTACGAAATTGGAATCGCACCACTCTTCCCGGACCAATGGTATTCTATGTTAGTCTTTAGTGCTATTTTCTTTACAGTCGTCTACTTCTTATCATTAAATCCATCCAAATTAGTAGATCATATCGGAAAAATATTAACGCCAATTTTACTTGGAATTATTGCAATTATGGCAACAAAAGCAATTCTTTCACCAGGATCATTCGCAGAACCTATCGGTGACTATAAAGAAATTCCATTTTTCAAAGGATTTCTCGAAGGCTTTTTAACATTAGATGCAATCGGAGCTCTCGTATTATCAACAATTGTTGTAAATGCAATTCGTCAAAACGGTATACACGATAAGAAATCCATTGCAAAATATACAATTATTTGCGGAAGCATTGCTGCCCTTTTCTTAACAATTGTTTATTTCTTACTCGGTTATATTGGCGCTTCAAACGGAAACTTAGGACAATTCGAAAATGGCGGTCAGCTATTAGCAACTGTTATGTATCAATTCTTTGGGACAAGCGGTAATGTTTTATTAAGTATCGCAATTATCTTTGCTTGTTTAACGACTGCAATCGGTGTTGTAAGTGCATTCGCCAACTATTTCACAACAGTACTAACAAATATTTCATATAAGAAGCTTGTACTATACGTTTGTATCTTTAGCTTCGTTATTTCAAACTTAGGATTAAGTTTATTAATCAAAATTACATTACCCGTATTAATCATTTTGTACCCAATTACAATCATTTTAATTTTCGTATCATTTATCGATAAATATACGAAACGTAAACCTTCTGTCTATATCGGAGCGATGATTGCAGCATTCATTATTAGCTGTATTCATGCACTTGATAATGTGGGAATGATACCAAGTTTTATCGCTAATATCGTACACACAATTCCTTTTTATAACTTAGGAATCGGCTGGATCGTTCCAGCAATAATTGGTGGTATAATCGGATACTTTATTCCTCAAACAGCAGCTGAAGGTGAAGTTTCTACAAAATAA
- a CDS encoding ABC transporter permease subunit, with translation MWTYIKRDKRFWISIGFLLILVLLSIGNTIWNGGHIRQVTLQYDAAGNPEVPPFSPSLQFLLGTDRKGYDLLHLVIEGAKWTIGISILIAALRMVIGVFFGVVLGTYIKRGFSKIEAFFDSFTVIPTVMIAYFFLQSVNTFGSGEETTTFFERASFQVVLLVMLVMPVIALYVAKEVRKLRTEEFIEAACILGGSRRHIVIKHLFPHLYMTFILVFLQQFTQTLTILLHLGLLEVFFGGTVKFLGPVEEIDSYTHEWSGLIGVYFRSLTVHPWIPLVPITFFGLTIFSGNMIVKSIEEAMMKVRLGGVIKKTDVEKEQPAVQSKEELFTFKHTI, from the coding sequence ATGTGGACGTATATAAAACGCGATAAAAGATTTTGGATAAGCATTGGGTTTCTTCTCATATTAGTTCTTTTGAGCATCGGAAATACGATATGGAATGGTGGGCACATTAGACAAGTTACACTGCAATATGACGCGGCTGGAAATCCAGAAGTACCACCGTTTTCACCTTCATTACAATTTTTACTCGGGACAGACCGGAAAGGATATGACCTGTTACATTTAGTCATTGAAGGCGCGAAGTGGACGATTGGTATATCTATTTTAATTGCGGCACTTAGAATGGTAATAGGTGTATTTTTTGGTGTTGTACTCGGAACGTACATAAAAAGAGGGTTTTCAAAAATTGAGGCTTTTTTTGATAGTTTTACAGTTATTCCAACAGTTATGATTGCGTATTTCTTTCTCCAATCTGTGAATACCTTTGGAAGTGGAGAGGAAACAACAACTTTTTTTGAAAGGGCTTCGTTTCAAGTTGTATTACTTGTAATGCTTGTGATGCCAGTTATTGCACTGTATGTTGCGAAGGAAGTTCGTAAATTGAGAACCGAAGAATTCATTGAGGCTGCGTGTATATTAGGTGGATCAAGAAGACACATTGTTATAAAGCATCTTTTTCCGCATCTCTATATGACGTTTATACTTGTATTTCTTCAGCAATTTACGCAGACTCTTACTATTTTACTCCACTTAGGGTTACTGGAAGTATTCTTTGGCGGAACTGTTAAGTTTTTAGGACCGGTAGAAGAAATAGACTCTTACACGCATGAATGGTCAGGTTTAATTGGAGTATACTTTAGATCTTTAACAGTGCATCCATGGATTCCTCTCGTCCCAATTACATTTTTCGGACTTACTATTTTTTCAGGAAATATGATTGTAAAAAGCATAGAAGAAGCGATGATGAAAGTAAGGTTAGGCGGAGTGATAAAGAAGACAGATGTAGAAAAGGAACAACCTGCTGTGCAGTCAAAAGAAGAATTATTTACTTTTAAACATACGATTTGA
- a CDS encoding ABC transporter permease subunit, whose protein sequence is MVKKVFLNGMEVTIQFIISILGIICLGALPKLFYGFELNASKYIKSLKEVFVNLMDISNLQYMRDKFLFPQLFIHYKETIVIFLAAFFISLFVAFCIVYVIMSSSPRIQHRIKSFLIFLESIPDILLILGSQILVIWFFKQTGFLPFQIASIGGESIRGLPIFCLTIPTTIMFVKMLVLRFENELEKDYVLFAKAKGLNRFHILNRHILRNVLLSTLFFAKTNIFFMLSNLYIIEWIFNTGGIFMFLKSYEGIRVEVFIVSVLLIYIPIFILFKLFHYLIPAAMKERL, encoded by the coding sequence GTGGTCAAAAAAGTTTTTCTGAATGGGATGGAAGTGACGATTCAATTTATTATTTCGATTTTGGGTATTATTTGTTTAGGGGCACTGCCGAAATTATTTTATGGGTTTGAGCTGAATGCATCAAAGTACATAAAGAGTTTAAAAGAAGTGTTTGTGAACTTAATGGATATCTCCAATTTGCAATATATGAGAGATAAATTTTTATTTCCGCAGTTGTTCATCCATTATAAAGAAACGATTGTTATTTTTTTAGCTGCTTTTTTTATTTCATTATTTGTAGCATTTTGTATTGTTTATGTGATTATGAGTAGTTCACCGCGTATACAACATCGAATTAAATCATTTCTCATCTTCCTAGAATCCATTCCAGACATTCTTCTTATTTTAGGCTCACAAATTTTAGTTATATGGTTTTTTAAACAAACAGGTTTTTTACCTTTTCAAATTGCGTCAATCGGAGGCGAGTCGATTAGAGGATTGCCAATATTTTGTTTGACTATACCGACTACGATTATGTTTGTAAAAATGTTAGTGCTTCGTTTTGAAAATGAGTTAGAAAAAGATTATGTACTATTTGCTAAGGCGAAAGGACTGAATCGCTTTCATATTTTAAATCGTCATATTTTACGAAATGTGTTACTTAGTACACTTTTCTTTGCGAAAACGAATATCTTTTTTATGTTATCCAATTTATATATTATAGAATGGATTTTTAATACGGGTGGTATTTTTATGTTTTTGAAATCTTATGAGGGTATTAGGGTTGAGGTTTTCATCGTTAGTGTACTGCTTATTTATATTCCGATTTTTATTTTATTCAAATTGTTTCATTATCTCATTCCAGCTGCGATGAAGGAGAGATTATAA
- a CDS encoding TIGR02206 family membrane protein, translated as MEAYFSAYPSKPFIPYSRQHAIILFIMLVGIVFLYQYQDVLRQSEWNITVRYAIAFLFIGSEIGLHMWEWEVGIFELGTSLPFELCTISLLLASIMIVTKSYRIYEIVFFTGIIGASQAILTPNVQYAFPHFRFIEFFIAHILLIWAPLFMTWVEGYRPTLQSIKRTMIFLNILIPIVSFVNYKTGGNYMFLAHKPETASLLDMLGPHPYYIISLEIAALMGCFILYMPFAKREGHAHKESLGS; from the coding sequence ATGGAAGCTTATTTTAGTGCATATCCATCAAAACCATTTATTCCATACTCAAGACAACATGCCATTATATTATTTATTATGTTGGTGGGGATAGTTTTTCTGTATCAATACCAAGATGTATTACGTCAAAGTGAGTGGAATATAACGGTTCGATATGCGATTGCATTTCTATTTATAGGGAGTGAGATTGGGCTTCATATGTGGGAATGGGAAGTGGGTATTTTTGAGCTAGGCACTTCATTACCATTTGAGTTATGTACGATAAGTTTGTTGTTAGCGTCGATTATGATTGTAACGAAAAGTTATCGAATATATGAGATTGTGTTTTTTACAGGAATTATTGGTGCGTCACAAGCCATTTTAACGCCAAACGTGCAATATGCTTTTCCGCATTTTCGTTTCATTGAGTTTTTTATCGCACATATATTGCTCATTTGGGCACCGCTCTTTATGACTTGGGTGGAAGGATATCGTCCAACATTACAATCTATTAAGCGCACGATGATATTTTTAAACATTTTAATTCCTATCGTTTCGTTTGTGAATTACAAAACGGGTGGTAATTATATGTTTTTAGCTCATAAGCCAGAAACAGCTTCATTACTCGATATGTTAGGGCCGCATCCTTACTATATTATTTCATTAGAAATTGCAGCGCTTATGGGATGTTTTATTTTGTATATGCCGTTTGCGAAAAGAGAAGGGCATGCGCATAAAGAATCACTAGGATCATAA
- a CDS encoding efflux RND transporter periplasmic adaptor subunit: MKKKNKVLITSVVAIGIAAGSYFAFAGGSSEVAMAYGGYKVTEKQIENAQKFGGEVIPNGIETISFDPTKGTYELAVKKGDEVKKGQLLFKYNDPTAKQGVTEAEMQKKIAQKEVTLYQKQIDAAKQKLQKDKNAGLPQEALKASEIEVQQLESQLEMKKFEVEKADEMIKAAKEKLNTLSVTSPTDGVIDDIVKTADEKTGMSGITLRHAGPFKVKGQLSEYELASMKVGQEVTVSSKTVAGKTWTGKVTEIGSTPLKSMDENKTVSNYQFTVTLDNSEELQNGFHVYVTSKSGEATGTIVPKSSIVKKGDKNVVFVVKDGKAKEQAVTVEFETDSEAKVSGVKKGEQIISKPEKDLKDGMEVVVE; this comes from the coding sequence ATGAAGAAGAAAAATAAAGTGTTAATTACTAGTGTAGTAGCAATCGGAATTGCAGCTGGATCATATTTTGCTTTTGCTGGCGGTAGTTCAGAAGTAGCAATGGCATATGGCGGTTATAAAGTTACCGAAAAACAAATTGAAAATGCACAAAAATTTGGCGGCGAAGTTATTCCAAATGGAATTGAAACAATTTCATTCGATCCAACAAAAGGTACGTATGAATTAGCTGTTAAAAAAGGTGATGAAGTGAAAAAAGGTCAGCTTCTATTTAAATATAATGACCCTACTGCTAAACAAGGTGTAACGGAAGCAGAAATGCAAAAGAAAATCGCACAAAAAGAAGTGACATTGTATCAAAAACAAATTGATGCAGCGAAGCAAAAATTACAAAAAGATAAAAATGCAGGCCTTCCTCAAGAAGCATTAAAAGCATCAGAAATTGAAGTGCAACAATTAGAATCTCAACTTGAAATGAAAAAATTTGAAGTAGAAAAAGCTGATGAAATGATTAAAGCAGCAAAAGAAAAGTTAAACACACTTTCTGTAACGAGTCCTACTGATGGCGTAATTGATGACATCGTGAAAACTGCTGATGAGAAAACAGGTATGAGCGGCATTACACTTCGTCACGCTGGTCCATTTAAAGTAAAAGGTCAACTTTCTGAATATGAGCTTGCTAGTATGAAAGTTGGGCAAGAAGTAACTGTTTCATCAAAAACTGTCGCTGGTAAGACTTGGACAGGAAAAGTAACAGAAATCGGCTCTACACCATTAAAGAGCATGGACGAAAATAAAACTGTTTCTAATTATCAATTCACTGTCACATTAGATAATAGTGAAGAACTACAAAACGGCTTCCACGTATACGTAACAAGTAAATCTGGCGAAGCCACTGGTACAATCGTTCCAAAAAGCAGCATCGTGAAAAAAGGTGACAAAAATGTTGTCTTCGTTGTAAAAGATGGAAAAGCGAAAGAACAAGCTGTTACTGTTGAGTTCGAGACAGATAGCGAAGCAAAAGTTTCTGGAGTGAAAAAAGGAGAGCAAATTATCTCTAAACCTGAAAAAGACTTAAAAGATGGTATGGAGGTTGTCGTTGAATGA
- a CDS encoding ABC transporter ATP-binding protein has translation MINLKSITKSFQNGAESVQILHGIDVTLNQGEFTSIMGPSGSGKSTLMNIIGCLDKPTTGTYELAGQNISNMSETELAHVRNKEIGFIFQNFMLLPRLTALQNVELPLIYAGVDKKERRERSLAALTKVGLADRATHLPNELSGGQKQRVAVARAIVNNPKFILADEPTGALDTKTSTQIMDLFYELNKQGSTIIMITHDREIGEAAARQIVIRDGNIVQDWRG, from the coding sequence ATGATTAACTTAAAAAGCATCACGAAATCCTTCCAAAACGGTGCAGAATCCGTTCAAATATTACACGGAATTGACGTAACACTGAACCAAGGAGAATTCACTTCTATTATGGGACCATCTGGTTCTGGTAAATCAACATTAATGAACATTATCGGTTGCTTAGATAAACCAACGACAGGTACGTACGAACTAGCTGGTCAAAACATTTCAAACATGTCTGAGACAGAACTTGCACACGTTCGTAATAAAGAGATCGGGTTCATATTCCAAAACTTCATGTTATTACCGAGACTTACAGCACTTCAAAATGTAGAGCTACCTCTTATTTACGCTGGAGTCGATAAAAAAGAAAGACGCGAACGCTCATTAGCTGCTTTAACAAAAGTAGGTTTAGCTGATCGTGCTACTCACTTACCAAACGAATTGTCAGGTGGACAAAAGCAGCGTGTTGCCGTTGCCCGTGCAATCGTAAATAACCCGAAATTCATTTTAGCCGATGAACCAACGGGTGCACTTGATACGAAAACAAGTACACAAATTATGGACCTCTTTTACGAATTAAACAAACAAGGCTCAACAATCATTATGATTACCCATGACCGTGAAATCGGGGAAGCTGCAGCACGTCAAATTGTAATTCGTGACGGAAATATCGTCCAAGATTGGAGAGGTTAA
- a CDS encoding ABC transporter permease — translation MNTSENIRMALSSIFAHKMRSILTMLGIIIGISAIITIISMGDGTNAKFKKELGQGKDTEVTIYYNNPDYGTDSAKITADMLKRLQTVPGVKDVYPDVSMKVKASSGSKDVSLDLKGGTGAFMTDAKIKLVHGRELNDSELKQAIPAVILNEEAFNKLFNGWESNLYTDIKGKPYKVVGVYEAKNDFGMAMSEGYTSLENAPVISGVTEYDSVRLILTSPAERKSVEKQAASVLNEMKAPKFEHKFEAQDMGEFTKQLDESIGMMKMVFGGIAAISLLVGGIGVMNIMLVSVTERTREIGIRKALGATRGKVLTQFLIESCILTGLGGFIGFMLGIFFAWIVSIFAGWPLVISKELGLLSVGISMLIGIAFGLLPANKAAKLDPIECLRYE, via the coding sequence TTGAACACGAGTGAAAATATACGCATGGCCCTTTCCTCTATCTTTGCTCATAAAATGCGTTCTATATTAACGATGTTAGGTATTATTATCGGTATTAGTGCCATTATTACTATCATTTCAATGGGTGATGGTACAAATGCAAAGTTTAAAAAAGAGTTAGGCCAAGGAAAAGATACTGAAGTAACGATTTACTACAACAACCCTGATTACGGAACTGATAGTGCCAAAATTACAGCTGATATGTTAAAACGTCTTCAAACTGTTCCTGGCGTTAAAGATGTTTATCCAGATGTAAGTATGAAAGTAAAAGCATCTTCTGGTTCAAAAGATGTCTCTCTTGATTTAAAAGGTGGAACAGGTGCCTTCATGACAGATGCGAAAATAAAATTAGTTCACGGTCGTGAATTAAATGATAGTGAATTAAAGCAAGCAATCCCTGCTGTTATTTTAAATGAAGAAGCTTTCAACAAATTATTTAATGGTTGGGAATCAAATTTATATACTGATATAAAAGGAAAGCCATATAAAGTAGTCGGTGTGTATGAAGCAAAAAATGATTTCGGAATGGCTATGTCAGAAGGTTATACATCACTTGAAAACGCTCCTGTAATCTCAGGAGTAACTGAGTATGACTCTGTAAGATTAATATTAACTTCGCCAGCAGAACGTAAAAGTGTAGAAAAACAAGCTGCTTCTGTTTTAAACGAAATGAAAGCTCCTAAATTTGAGCATAAATTTGAAGCTCAAGATATGGGTGAGTTTACGAAGCAATTAGACGAATCAATCGGTATGATGAAAATGGTATTCGGTGGTATCGCTGCTATTTCTTTACTTGTTGGTGGTATCGGTGTAATGAACATCATGCTTGTATCTGTAACAGAACGTACACGTGAGATTGGTATTCGTAAAGCACTTGGTGCAACGCGCGGTAAAGTATTAACGCAATTCTTAATTGAATCTTGTATTTTAACAGGACTCGGTGGTTTCATCGGATTCATGCTCGGTATATTCTTCGCTTGGATCGTCTCAATCTTTGCCGGATGGCCACTCGTTATCTCAAAAGAACTTGGACTTCTTTCAGTAGGTATCTCAATGCTAATCGGTATTGCATTCGGTTTACTACCAGCTAACAAAGCTGCAAAACTTGATCCAATTGAATGTTTACGATATGAGTAA
- a CDS encoding MupG family TIM beta-alpha barrel fold protein, with translation MERKLGISLYPEHSTKEKDRAYISAAARHGFSRIFTCLLSVNRPKEEIVAEFKEIINHAKDNNMEVILDVAPAVFDQLGISYSDLSFFAELGADGIRLDVGFDGLTEAKMTNNPYGLKIELNVSNDIAYLENILSHQANKSALIGCHNFYPQKFTGLPYDYFIRCSERFKKHGIRSAAFITSHAADIGPWDINDGLCTLEEHRNLPIEVQAKHLWATGLIDDVIIGNAYASEEELEKLGNLNRYMLQLKVQFIEEATEVEKRATLQELHVRRGDITEYMVRSTEVRKKYKDYDFPVRESVLQERGQVVIGNNLFGKYKGELQIILKEMPIDERKNIVGTIAEEELFLLDYVGAWTQFTCVE, from the coding sequence ATGGAGCGTAAATTAGGAATTTCACTTTATCCAGAGCATTCAACGAAAGAAAAAGATAGGGCATACATTTCCGCAGCGGCACGTCACGGTTTTTCAAGAATATTCACTTGTTTACTATCTGTTAATCGTCCAAAAGAGGAAATTGTAGCTGAATTTAAAGAAATTATTAATCACGCAAAAGATAACAATATGGAAGTTATTTTAGATGTAGCTCCAGCTGTATTCGATCAACTTGGTATTAGTTATAGTGATCTATCGTTCTTTGCAGAGTTAGGTGCGGATGGAATTCGTTTAGATGTAGGGTTTGACGGGTTAACAGAAGCGAAAATGACGAATAATCCATACGGCTTAAAAATTGAGCTAAATGTAAGTAACGATATTGCCTATTTAGAAAATATCCTTTCGCATCAAGCGAATAAATCAGCTTTAATTGGTTGTCATAATTTTTATCCGCAAAAATTCACTGGTCTTCCGTATGATTATTTCATTCGCTGTAGTGAACGTTTTAAAAAGCATGGTATTCGCAGTGCAGCCTTTATTACATCGCATGCAGCTGACATTGGTCCATGGGATATTAATGACGGATTATGTACGTTAGAAGAGCATCGTAATTTACCAATTGAAGTACAAGCGAAACATTTGTGGGCGACAGGGCTTATTGATGATGTTATTATCGGAAATGCTTATGCGAGCGAAGAAGAATTAGAGAAACTAGGAAACTTAAATCGTTACATGTTACAGCTGAAAGTACAATTCATAGAGGAAGCGACTGAAGTAGAGAAAAGAGCAACACTGCAAGAATTACACGTAAGACGCGGCGACATAACAGAATATATGGTACGTTCTACAGAAGTACGTAAAAAGTACAAAGATTATGACTTCCCAGTGCGCGAAAGTGTACTACAGGAAAGAGGGCAAGTTGTAATTGGTAACAACTTATTCGGAAAGTATAAAGGTGAACTACAAATCATTCTGAAAGAAATGCCGATAGATGAACGGAAAAATATTGTCGGTACAATTGCAGAAGAAGAGTTATTCTTACTAGATTATGTAGGAGCTTGGACACAGTTTACTTGTGTGGAATAG